One genomic region from Bacillus rossius redtenbacheri isolate Brsri chromosome 6, Brsri_v3, whole genome shotgun sequence encodes:
- the LOC134532871 gene encoding transcriptional repressor p66-alpha-like isoform X1 — MEKMDVDDDAVVDLSVRKDREMPAPQDLSRSQKAIMPDDVPIIPRSIKEFDDRYPRRNLRPRIERSYAESPDIIVLSDEEPRINGFTNGYVSDTDDGEMPPLPPIKELSPAELEERERVLRKLREELRSEEMKLVLLKKLRQSQQMKENIAVVAPSQQQQQQLPPKVSLPGGKLPPPPQQQPPPPLVRANHAKQPAPNVVPPLLRGQPNPSRGQLAHQPPPLMIPPQTGRSGSGQNSLPPNILQPLPRGSGNALGRPSLNTPPNVVMGYPVGSQDRTSSKEPQHHSPASNQMSSLSQQQQQQQQPPQQQAQQDRPRVEDTQTPAQRQAAAKLALRKQLEKTLLQIPPPKPPPPEMHFIPNPSNTEFIYLLGLEHVVDFITKEQKTPPPPDAFKCSQCHTDFTPVWKWEKNPAKGKEPKVICEQCVTTNVKKALKAEHTNRLKTAFVKALQQEQEIEQRLAQVVTSASPQPPEPPAVMSAPPPAPKPPTPTATRQHAPTPPPAPTPPPPPPPHREHPLAKLAAESSKFGGHHAAAVALHQQLLRGLPQHQPLPAHMLPFSPLLYPYQLAMAQAAGGGKGSVAAAAANLAELQRQASDLQRQYLLDMIPSPSPSPRPHSHPHPHSHNWKT, encoded by the exons ATGGAGAAAATGGACGTGGATGATGATGCTGTTGTAGACCTTAGTGTCAG GAAAGACCGAGAGATGCCGGCACCTCAGGACTTGTCTCGCTCCCAGAAGGCTATTATGCCAGATGATGTGCCCATAATTCCAAGGAGCATCAAGGAGTTTGATGACCGTTACCCACGGCGCAACCTGAGGCCTAGAATTGAACGCAGTTATGCGGAAAGTCCTGATATCATTGTTCTTTCTGATGAAGAGCCCCGTATAAATGGATTCACAAATGGTTATGTCAGTGATACAGATGACGGAGAGATGCCTCCATTACCTCCTATAAAG GAGCTGAGCCCCGCGGAGCTGGAGGAGCGCGAGCGCGTGCTGCGCAAGCTGCGCGAGGAGCTGCGCAGCGAGGAGATGAAGCTGGTGCTGCTGAAGAAGCTGCGGCAGTCGCAGCAGATGAAGGAGAACATAGCGGTGGTGGCCCCcagccagcagcagcagcagcagctgccaCCCAAGGTCTCCCTGCCGGGCGGGAAGCTGCCCCCGCCGCCCCAGCAGCAGCCCCCGCCCCCGCTGGTGCGCGCCAACCACGCCAAGCAGCCGGCCCCCAACGTGGTCCCGCCCCTCCTCAGAGGG CAGCCCAACCCATCTCGTGGTCAGTTGGCACACCAGCCGCCTCCGCTGATGATCCCACCTCAGACGGGGCGTTCCGGCTCGGGCCAGAACTCCCTGCCGCCTAACATTCTGCAGCCTCTCCCCAGGG GAAGTGGCAATGCACTTGGCCGTCCCTCGTTGAACACTCCACCAAACGTCGTGATGGGCTATCCTGTGGGGTCGCAAGATCGGACCTCAAGCAAGGAGCCACAGCATCACTCCCCAGCTTCGAATCAGATGTCCAGCTTgtcgcagcagcagcagcaacagcagcagccgCCGCAACAGCAAGCCCAGCAG GATCGTCCCAGGGTGGAGGACACACAGACCCCAGCCCAGCGACAAGCAGCAGCTAAGCTGGCTCTTAGGAAACAGCTGGAAAAAACTCTGCTTCag ATTCCCCCACCCAAGCCACCGCCACCGGAGATGCACTTCATTCCCAACCCGTCCAACACAGAGTTCATCTACCTGTTGGGCTTGGAGCACGTGGTGGACTTCATCACGAAGGAGCAGAAGACTCCTCCACCACCCGACGCTTTCAAGTGCTCCCAGTGTCACACCGACTTTACTCCCGTCTGGAAGTGGGAGAAGAACCCTGCTAAAG GCAAGGAACCGAAGGTGATATGCGAACAGTGCGTAACCACGAATGTGAAAAAGGCCCTGAAAGCAGAGCACACAAACCGTCTGAAAACAGCCTTCGTGAAGGCACTGCAGCAAGAGCAAGAGATCGAGCAGCGACTGGCACAGGTGGTGACCTCGGCATCGCCACAGCCGCCCGAGCCGCCCGCGGTGATGTCGGCCCCGCCCCCGGCCCCCAAGCCGCCCACCCCCACGGCGACCAGGCAGCACGCCCCCACCCCTCCGCCGGCGCCcacgcccccgcccccgcccccgccgcaCCGGGAGCATCCCCTGGCCAAGCTGGCGGCGGAGTCCAGCAAGTTCGGGGGCCACCACGCGGCGGCGGTGGCCCTGCACCAGCAGCTGCTGAGGGGCTTGCCCCAGCACCAGCCCCTGCCGGCACACATGCTGCCCTTCTCGCCGCTGCTGTACCCCTACCAGCTGGCCATGGCCCAGGCCGCCGGCGGGGGCAAGGGCTCCGTGGCCGCGGCTGCCGCCAACCTCGCGGAGCTGCAGCGCCAGGCCTCCGACCTGCAGCGCCAGTACCTCCTGGACAtgatcccctccccctccccctctccccgcCCCCACTCCCACCCACACCCCCACTCCCACAACTGGAAGACGTGA
- the LOC134532871 gene encoding transcriptional repressor p66-alpha-like isoform X2, producing the protein MEKMDVDDDAVVDLSVRKDREMPAPQDLSRSQKAIMPDDVPIIPRSIKEFDDRYPRRNLRPRIERSYAESPDIIVLSDEEPRINGFTNGYVSDTDDGEMPPLPPIKELSPAELEERERVLRKLREELRSEEMKLVLLKKLRQSQQMKENIAVVAPSQQQQQQLPPKVSLPGGKLPPPPQQQPPPPLVRANHAKQPAPNVVPPLLRGPNPSRGQLAHQPPPLMIPPQTGRSGSGQNSLPPNILQPLPRGSGNALGRPSLNTPPNVVMGYPVGSQDRTSSKEPQHHSPASNQMSSLSQQQQQQQQPPQQQAQQDRPRVEDTQTPAQRQAAAKLALRKQLEKTLLQIPPPKPPPPEMHFIPNPSNTEFIYLLGLEHVVDFITKEQKTPPPPDAFKCSQCHTDFTPVWKWEKNPAKGKEPKVICEQCVTTNVKKALKAEHTNRLKTAFVKALQQEQEIEQRLAQVVTSASPQPPEPPAVMSAPPPAPKPPTPTATRQHAPTPPPAPTPPPPPPPHREHPLAKLAAESSKFGGHHAAAVALHQQLLRGLPQHQPLPAHMLPFSPLLYPYQLAMAQAAGGGKGSVAAAAANLAELQRQASDLQRQYLLDMIPSPSPSPRPHSHPHPHSHNWKT; encoded by the exons ATGGAGAAAATGGACGTGGATGATGATGCTGTTGTAGACCTTAGTGTCAG GAAAGACCGAGAGATGCCGGCACCTCAGGACTTGTCTCGCTCCCAGAAGGCTATTATGCCAGATGATGTGCCCATAATTCCAAGGAGCATCAAGGAGTTTGATGACCGTTACCCACGGCGCAACCTGAGGCCTAGAATTGAACGCAGTTATGCGGAAAGTCCTGATATCATTGTTCTTTCTGATGAAGAGCCCCGTATAAATGGATTCACAAATGGTTATGTCAGTGATACAGATGACGGAGAGATGCCTCCATTACCTCCTATAAAG GAGCTGAGCCCCGCGGAGCTGGAGGAGCGCGAGCGCGTGCTGCGCAAGCTGCGCGAGGAGCTGCGCAGCGAGGAGATGAAGCTGGTGCTGCTGAAGAAGCTGCGGCAGTCGCAGCAGATGAAGGAGAACATAGCGGTGGTGGCCCCcagccagcagcagcagcagcagctgccaCCCAAGGTCTCCCTGCCGGGCGGGAAGCTGCCCCCGCCGCCCCAGCAGCAGCCCCCGCCCCCGCTGGTGCGCGCCAACCACGCCAAGCAGCCGGCCCCCAACGTGGTCCCGCCCCTCCTCAGAGGG CCCAACCCATCTCGTGGTCAGTTGGCACACCAGCCGCCTCCGCTGATGATCCCACCTCAGACGGGGCGTTCCGGCTCGGGCCAGAACTCCCTGCCGCCTAACATTCTGCAGCCTCTCCCCAGGG GAAGTGGCAATGCACTTGGCCGTCCCTCGTTGAACACTCCACCAAACGTCGTGATGGGCTATCCTGTGGGGTCGCAAGATCGGACCTCAAGCAAGGAGCCACAGCATCACTCCCCAGCTTCGAATCAGATGTCCAGCTTgtcgcagcagcagcagcaacagcagcagccgCCGCAACAGCAAGCCCAGCAG GATCGTCCCAGGGTGGAGGACACACAGACCCCAGCCCAGCGACAAGCAGCAGCTAAGCTGGCTCTTAGGAAACAGCTGGAAAAAACTCTGCTTCag ATTCCCCCACCCAAGCCACCGCCACCGGAGATGCACTTCATTCCCAACCCGTCCAACACAGAGTTCATCTACCTGTTGGGCTTGGAGCACGTGGTGGACTTCATCACGAAGGAGCAGAAGACTCCTCCACCACCCGACGCTTTCAAGTGCTCCCAGTGTCACACCGACTTTACTCCCGTCTGGAAGTGGGAGAAGAACCCTGCTAAAG GCAAGGAACCGAAGGTGATATGCGAACAGTGCGTAACCACGAATGTGAAAAAGGCCCTGAAAGCAGAGCACACAAACCGTCTGAAAACAGCCTTCGTGAAGGCACTGCAGCAAGAGCAAGAGATCGAGCAGCGACTGGCACAGGTGGTGACCTCGGCATCGCCACAGCCGCCCGAGCCGCCCGCGGTGATGTCGGCCCCGCCCCCGGCCCCCAAGCCGCCCACCCCCACGGCGACCAGGCAGCACGCCCCCACCCCTCCGCCGGCGCCcacgcccccgcccccgcccccgccgcaCCGGGAGCATCCCCTGGCCAAGCTGGCGGCGGAGTCCAGCAAGTTCGGGGGCCACCACGCGGCGGCGGTGGCCCTGCACCAGCAGCTGCTGAGGGGCTTGCCCCAGCACCAGCCCCTGCCGGCACACATGCTGCCCTTCTCGCCGCTGCTGTACCCCTACCAGCTGGCCATGGCCCAGGCCGCCGGCGGGGGCAAGGGCTCCGTGGCCGCGGCTGCCGCCAACCTCGCGGAGCTGCAGCGCCAGGCCTCCGACCTGCAGCGCCAGTACCTCCTGGACAtgatcccctccccctccccctctccccgcCCCCACTCCCACCCACACCCCCACTCCCACAACTGGAAGACGTGA